One part of the Desulfovibrio sp. genome encodes these proteins:
- a CDS encoding glycosyltransferase, translating into MPAVPLRILVVLPMYGGSLPIGRYCASALSALGHSVRVFEAPLLHAGFTGLRGLGLAPAQTAQLENSFLQVVSQAVWAQVQAQEPHLVLAMAQAPLGRSLLQRLRRAGIRTAMWFVEDHEIFDYWKGYAPLYDVFAVIQKEPFLSMLAGIGQGNALYLPLAAQPDFHKPLQLNDQERREYGADIGFLGAGYPNRRLAFRQLIGRDFKIWGSDWDGETLLAAHVQRGGARIEADECVKIYNATRVNLNLHSSLGTAELVSRGDFVNPRTFELAAMGAFQLVDRRALMPELFAQDELATFGTLEEFYAAIEHFIAHPEERQAFAARARARVLRDHTYEQRMKALLDFMEQKLGAWPQAEDAVQALPPDVDAVLTPEIRAELAGVVQGLGLGPNAGFDDVISALRARSGALTETETALLFLDEWRKQYGKK; encoded by the coding sequence ATGCCCGCCGTTCCTCTGCGAATTCTTGTGGTGCTGCCCATGTACGGCGGCTCGCTGCCCATTGGCAGATATTGCGCCAGCGCTCTCAGCGCCCTGGGGCACAGCGTGCGCGTGTTCGAGGCTCCGTTGCTGCATGCGGGCTTTACGGGCCTGCGAGGTCTTGGGCTGGCACCGGCGCAGACCGCCCAGCTGGAGAATTCATTTTTGCAGGTGGTTTCACAGGCAGTGTGGGCGCAGGTTCAGGCGCAGGAACCGCATCTGGTGCTTGCCATGGCGCAGGCTCCGCTTGGGCGCAGCCTGTTGCAGCGTCTGCGCAGGGCGGGCATCCGCACGGCCATGTGGTTTGTGGAAGACCACGAAATTTTTGACTACTGGAAAGGCTACGCCCCCCTGTACGATGTTTTTGCCGTCATCCAGAAAGAGCCGTTTTTGTCCATGCTGGCGGGCATAGGGCAGGGCAACGCCCTTTATCTGCCGCTGGCGGCCCAGCCAGACTTTCACAAGCCGCTGCAACTCAACGATCAGGAACGGCGCGAGTACGGCGCGGATATTGGCTTTCTGGGCGCTGGCTACCCAAACCGCAGGCTGGCCTTCCGTCAGCTGATCGGGCGCGATTTCAAGATATGGGGTTCGGACTGGGACGGCGAAACCCTGCTTGCCGCCCACGTGCAGCGCGGTGGCGCGCGTATTGAAGCCGATGAATGCGTAAAGATTTACAATGCCACGCGGGTAAACCTGAACCTGCACTCAAGCCTCGGCACTGCTGAGCTTGTGAGCAGGGGCGATTTTGTCAATCCGCGCACGTTTGAGCTGGCGGCCATGGGGGCTTTTCAGCTTGTGGATCGGCGGGCGCTTATGCCAGAGCTGTTTGCGCAGGACGAACTGGCAACCTTTGGTACGCTGGAAGAATTCTATGCGGCCATAGAGCACTTTATTGCGCACCCCGAAGAACGCCAGGCTTTTGCCGCCCGCGCCCGCGCCCGTGTGCTGCGCGACCATACCTATGAGCAGCGCATGAAGGCCCTGCTTGATTTTATGGAGCAGAAGCTTGGGGCGTGGCCCCAGGCGGAGGATGCAGTACAGGCCCTGCCGCCTGATGTGGATGCTGTGCTTACGCCAGAAATACGCGCCGAGCTTGCAGGCGTGGTGCAGGGTCTTGGCCTTGGGCCCAATGCGGGCTTTGACGACGTTATAAGCGCCTTGCGCGCCCGTAGCGGCGCGTTGACAGAAACAGAGACCGCCCTGCTGTTTCTCGACGAATGGCGCAAACAGTACGGCAAAAAATAG
- a CDS encoding glycosyltransferase family 9 protein yields MPKFLVIQAARFGDLVQTKRLLLSLAGRGEVHLAVDAGLVPLVRVLYPFVEPHALSVHGRPEAEALARNTAVLLRWQGLHFEAVYNCNFSGTTAALCRVFDEGLVHGYRPEAGGISRSPWARLAFRTSERRALAPLNLVDFWAHFASEPVEPHSINPVASPGGRGLGVVLAGRESRRSLPVPVLAEVVRTAFGAMGGPRVFLLGSAAEKPAARQLMRHLPARMLSSIEDLSGKTDWPALVEAVDELDALITPDTGIMHLGAHLGVPVLAFFLSSAWQHETGPYGEGHYVWQTCRACAPCLETAPCPYNVVCGQPFTQVELLRSLVAVLGGIKNALPAAAADEKPWPALVEGLQLWRTGFDALGALPRLLAGHDPHEAERRYVRKFLAGRLHVSLDPAGRAMTPPPPADLEQWLCNDADWMLPPGRYY; encoded by the coding sequence ATGCCCAAATTTCTGGTCATACAGGCGGCACGCTTTGGCGATCTGGTGCAGACCAAACGCCTGTTGCTGAGCCTGGCCGGGCGCGGCGAGGTGCACCTTGCTGTGGATGCCGGCCTGGTTCCGCTGGTCAGGGTGCTCTATCCCTTTGTTGAGCCGCATGCCCTGTCGGTGCACGGCAGGCCAGAGGCCGAGGCGCTGGCGCGCAATACTGCCGTGCTGCTGCGGTGGCAGGGCTTGCACTTTGAGGCCGTGTACAACTGCAATTTTTCCGGCACTACGGCGGCCCTGTGCCGTGTTTTTGATGAAGGGCTGGTGCACGGTTACCGGCCAGAGGCAGGGGGAATCTCGCGCTCGCCCTGGGCACGGCTTGCCTTCAGAACAAGCGAGCGTCGGGCTCTGGCCCCACTTAATCTGGTGGATTTTTGGGCGCATTTTGCTTCTGAACCGGTGGAGCCACATAGCATCAACCCTGTGGCGAGCCCCGGTGGGCGCGGTCTGGGCGTGGTGCTTGCCGGGCGCGAATCGCGCCGCTCTTTGCCCGTACCCGTGCTGGCCGAAGTTGTGCGCACGGCCTTTGGGGCCATGGGCGGCCCGCGTGTGTTTCTGCTAGGTTCTGCGGCAGAGAAACCCGCAGCTCGCCAGCTCATGCGGCATCTGCCCGCCAGGATGCTGTCGTCGATTGAAGACCTCAGCGGCAAAACAGACTGGCCCGCGCTTGTGGAAGCCGTAGACGAGCTGGATGCCCTGATCACGCCCGATACGGGCATCATGCACCTTGGCGCGCACCTTGGCGTGCCTGTGCTGGCGTTTTTTCTGTCCTCTGCCTGGCAGCACGAAACAGGCCCCTACGGCGAGGGCCACTACGTGTGGCAAACCTGCCGCGCATGTGCCCCCTGCCTTGAAACCGCACCTTGCCCCTACAATGTTGTCTGTGGCCAGCCGTTTACGCAGGTGGAACTGCTACGCTCGCTGGTGGCCGTGCTTGGCGGTATAAAGAATGCTCTGCCAGCGGCGGCGGCAGATGAAAAGCCATGGCCGGCACTTGTGGAGGGTTTGCAGCTCTGGCGCACAGGCTTTGATGCCCTTGGGGCGCTGCCCCGGTTACTGGCCGGGCACGACCCGCACGAGGCCGAACGTCGATATGTGCGCAAATTTCTGGCAGGCCGCCTGCATGTGTCGCTCGATCCCGCTGGCCGCGCCATGACGCCCCCGCCCCCCGCCGACCTTGAACAATGGCTCTGTAATGATGCGGACTGGATGTTGCCGCCAGGGAGATACTACTGA
- a CDS encoding bifunctional precorrin-2 dehydrogenase/sirohydrochlorin ferrochelatase, with amino-acid sequence MRTQPTAPLYPIFISLSGIRCLVVGLGQVGQRKLSGLLACDPASVLVLDLAEPMAEAAALLNDSRVCFERRSCTQADLQGCALVFAATGSAAENSRIAALCAEAGILCNSASNPEEGCFQVPAIARRTPLAAALSTGGASPALARRWKGELEHWLEPRARMAALMGRLRPLVLALGEDTGQNTRLFRKLADSSLQQWLEENDLENCRRCLQAELPPALHADIAELLHDLP; translated from the coding sequence ATGCGCACACAGCCCACCGCACCGCTCTACCCCATATTTATTTCGCTCTCGGGCATTCGCTGTCTGGTTGTCGGCCTTGGTCAGGTGGGGCAACGCAAGCTTTCGGGCCTGCTGGCCTGCGACCCGGCCTCTGTGCTGGTGCTTGATCTCGCAGAGCCCATGGCTGAAGCCGCAGCCCTGCTGAATGATTCGCGCGTATGCTTTGAGCGCCGCAGCTGCACACAGGCCGACCTGCAAGGCTGCGCCCTCGTTTTTGCTGCCACAGGCAGTGCGGCAGAAAACAGCCGCATTGCCGCCCTGTGCGCCGAGGCGGGCATATTGTGCAATAGCGCCAGTAATCCCGAGGAAGGCTGCTTTCAGGTGCCCGCCATTGCGCGTCGTACACCGCTGGCTGCGGCCCTCTCTACCGGTGGGGCAAGCCCTGCCCTTGCGCGACGCTGGAAGGGCGAGCTTGAGCACTGGCTGGAGCCCCGCGCGCGCATGGCTGCCCTGATGGGTCGGTTACGGCCTCTGGTTCTTGCCTTGGGCGAAGATACAGGGCAGAATACACGATTGTTCCGAAAGCTTGCGGATTCTTCTCTGCAACAATGGCTGGAAGAAAACGACCTTGAAAACTGTCGACGCTGTTTGCAGGCGGAGCTGCCGCCCGCATTGCACGCTGATATAGCGGAGTTACTCCATGATCTCCCCTGA
- the ccsA gene encoding cytochrome c biogenesis protein CcsA, producing the protein MISPEFSTAVTLLLYGSASVAGLAGIVARAPLWRKIGCTLAVVGFACQTFMLFMGFHKALPGGLSAGAYFQLMAWFVVLCGIAAWAKLRQEIPLVFATPLGLMLFAMSAPYLASVVQVPPSLTTSFYALHIGSLFLSLALLALAFAAGALFLFIEGRIKSKLTMKGFWLDMPALSMLDKINAIATMVGFPLYTLGIVSGLIWAKPVFGGTVTGDPKEVISIVIWLFYSVLFHNRITQGWKGRKPAQLAVFVFILCLFSIIVVNTFMETHHAFIRR; encoded by the coding sequence ATGATCTCCCCTGAATTTTCCACCGCCGTGACCCTGCTGCTCTATGGCTCGGCCAGCGTTGCGGGGCTTGCGGGCATAGTTGCCCGTGCGCCTCTGTGGCGCAAAATCGGTTGCACACTGGCCGTGGTGGGCTTTGCCTGCCAGACCTTCATGCTGTTTATGGGCTTTCATAAAGCCCTGCCCGGCGGCCTGAGCGCTGGCGCGTATTTTCAGCTGATGGCCTGGTTTGTGGTGCTGTGCGGCATTGCCGCATGGGCCAAGCTACGACAGGAAATACCGCTGGTATTTGCCACGCCTCTGGGCCTTATGCTGTTTGCCATGTCGGCTCCGTATTTGGCCTCTGTGGTGCAGGTTCCGCCTTCTCTCACCACCTCGTTTTACGCCCTGCACATAGGTTCGCTCTTTTTGAGTCTGGCCCTGTTGGCGCTGGCCTTTGCCGCCGGGGCGCTGTTTCTGTTCATTGAAGGGCGCATCAAGAGCAAGCTGACCATGAAGGGCTTCTGGCTCGACATGCCCGCCCTTTCCATGCTCGACAAGATCAATGCCATCGCCACCATGGTGGGCTTTCCCCTGTACACCCTGGGCATAGTTTCGGGGCTTATCTGGGCCAAACCTGTTTTTGGCGGTACGGTTACGGGCGACCCCAAGGAAGTTATCAGCATTGTGATCTGGCTGTTTTATTCGGTGCTGTTCCACAACCGGATCACTCAGGGCTGGAAAGGCCGCAAGCCAGCACAACTTGCTGTTTTTGTTTTTATTCTGTGCCTCTTTTCAATCATTGTGGTGAATACCTTTATGGAAACCCACCACGCATTCATCCGGCGCTGA
- the hemA gene encoding glutamyl-tRNA reductase: MDCDIFLVGLNHRTASVDVRERFALVNHCDEEHWAVPCIGAVSESVILSTCNRVELLAAGNGDVAGQVLENWATARGAKADELRPYVYVHKNLEAVRHLFSVASSLDSMVLGEPQILGQLKSAYRKAVQCHATGVILNRLIHKAFSVAKRVRTETAVASSAVSISYAAVELAKRIFGDMKSHKAMLVGAGEMAELAAMHLLQSGIDEILVANRTLARGQELAQQFKGRAIAFEDMAEHLTEVDIIITSTGSQEPIIRARDIRAVLKARKNRPMFFIDIAVPRDIDPDVNGLDNVYLYDIDDLKEVVEENLATRRDEAAKAADIVNEEVLLFSRWLSSLDVQPTIVDLIQRGERMGQEELAKTLKRLGPVNDETRDALEALVGSLVRKFNHDPIMFLKRGSMSQEGNGPRISITRRIFNLDKTGCPYSSEEN; the protein is encoded by the coding sequence ATGGACTGTGATATCTTTCTTGTCGGCCTGAATCATCGCACTGCCAGCGTGGACGTGCGCGAGCGCTTTGCCCTGGTCAACCACTGCGATGAAGAGCATTGGGCCGTGCCATGTATTGGCGCGGTGAGTGAAAGCGTTATCCTTTCCACCTGTAACCGCGTGGAACTGCTGGCTGCGGGCAACGGCGACGTTGCCGGGCAGGTGCTTGAAAACTGGGCGACGGCGCGCGGGGCCAAGGCCGATGAGCTGCGGCCCTATGTGTACGTGCACAAAAATCTTGAAGCCGTGCGTCACCTGTTTTCGGTGGCGTCCAGCCTGGATTCCATGGTGCTGGGCGAACCGCAGATTCTGGGCCAGCTCAAAAGCGCCTACCGCAAGGCGGTTCAGTGTCATGCCACGGGCGTTATCCTTAACAGGCTGATTCACAAGGCTTTTTCTGTAGCCAAGCGCGTACGCACCGAAACAGCCGTGGCCTCGAGCGCGGTTTCCATCAGTTATGCAGCAGTGGAGCTCGCCAAGCGCATTTTTGGCGACATGAAAAGCCACAAGGCCATGCTGGTGGGCGCTGGCGAAATGGCCGAGCTGGCCGCCATGCACCTGCTGCAATCGGGCATTGATGAAATTCTGGTGGCCAACCGCACGCTGGCACGCGGGCAGGAGCTGGCGCAGCAGTTCAAAGGCCGCGCCATTGCCTTTGAAGACATGGCCGAGCACCTCACCGAGGTGGACATCATCATCACCTCCACCGGTTCGCAGGAGCCCATCATCCGCGCGCGCGACATACGCGCCGTGCTCAAAGCCCGCAAAAACCGCCCCATGTTCTTTATTGACATTGCCGTACCGCGCGACATCGACCCCGATGTCAACGGCCTCGACAACGTCTATCTGTACGACATCGACGACCTCAAGGAAGTGGTGGAAGAAAACCTTGCCACCCGCCGCGACGAGGCCGCCAAGGCCGCAGATATCGTAAACGAGGAAGTGCTGCTTTTCTCGCGCTGGCTCTCAAGCCTTGATGTACAACCCACCATTGTTGACCTTATCCAGCGCGGCGAACGCATGGGACAGGAAGAACTGGCCAAGACCCTCAAAAGGCTTGGCCCGGTGAACGACGAAACCCGCGATGCGCTTGAAGCGCTGGTGGGCTCGCTGGTGCGCAAGTTCAACCACGACCCCATCATGTTTCTGAAACGCGGCAGCATGTCCCAGGAGGGCAACGGCCCTCGCATAAGCATAACGCGCCGTATTTTCAATCTGGATAAAACTGGCTGTCCCTATTCCTCGGAGGAGAACTGA
- the tilS gene encoding tRNA lysidine(34) synthetase TilS: MMESPPTLQTLPPAAAHLCLEVERFCLLRLGLARGSHLLLALSGGADSTALVLVLHLLAPRLGLTLHALSVDHGLREESAQEAEFVLQLCNMLGIGCTVRQADVHGLATSDRIGIEDAARKLRYAMLEHERAAVGADFIALGHHAADVSEDVLLRLVRGTGWPALGGMAARDDDRRLLRPLLATDAQALKDLLRVCGISWCEDASNQSRQYKRNRLRLDVLPLLRQENPSLDRTVHDLWQMARLDEDYWNTTLDAALAVTPWLEQPVVSASGPSLTLPAKLLAGLHPAARLRLYVRAVRYLCRSVGGNAREDSDSTGQLRGQARARTLLALDEALASGRGNTRFQLPGGLEAYLKGGNIVFGVPAAGK; this comes from the coding sequence ATGATGGAATCACCGCCTACGCTGCAAACCCTCCCGCCCGCTGCGGCCCATCTTTGCCTTGAGGTTGAGCGATTCTGCCTTTTGCGGCTGGGTCTCGCGCGTGGTTCACATCTGTTATTGGCGCTCTCTGGCGGAGCTGATTCCACCGCGCTGGTCCTTGTGCTGCATCTGCTGGCCCCACGCCTTGGGCTGACACTGCACGCCCTGAGCGTTGATCACGGCCTGCGGGAAGAATCCGCGCAAGAAGCTGAATTTGTACTGCAACTATGCAATATGTTGGGCATTGGCTGTACTGTGCGACAGGCCGATGTGCACGGACTGGCGACCAGCGACAGGATTGGCATTGAAGATGCGGCCCGCAAACTGCGCTATGCCATGCTGGAACATGAACGCGCTGCCGTGGGGGCCGACTTTATCGCCCTGGGGCACCATGCGGCAGACGTGAGCGAAGACGTGCTGCTACGCCTTGTGCGCGGCACAGGCTGGCCCGCCCTTGGCGGTATGGCAGCCCGCGATGATGATCGCCGTCTGCTGCGTCCCCTGCTGGCAACGGACGCGCAAGCCCTGAAAGATTTGCTGAGAGTGTGCGGCATCAGCTGGTGCGAAGATGCCAGCAACCAGAGCCGCCAGTACAAGCGTAACCGCCTGCGCCTTGATGTGCTGCCCCTGCTGCGGCAGGAGAACCCCTCGCTGGACCGCACCGTGCACGATCTGTGGCAAATGGCCCGCCTGGACGAAGATTACTGGAATACAACACTGGATGCGGCCTTGGCAGTAACCCCTTGGCTGGAACAGCCTGTGGTCAGTGCAAGCGGCCCAAGCCTTACCCTGCCCGCCAAACTGCTGGCGGGTTTGCACCCTGCGGCCCGTTTGCGCCTGTACGTGCGGGCGGTACGGTATTTGTGCCGCTCAGTGGGGGGAAATGCTCGCGAGGATTCTGACAGTACGGGGCAACTGCGGGGTCAGGCCCGCGCCCGGACCCTGCTGGCGCTTGATGAAGCGCTTGCCAGCGGGCGGGGGAATACGCGGTTTCAGTTGCCTGGTGGGTTGGAGGCGTATTTGAAGGGTGGGAATATTGTTTTTGGGGTGCCTGCGGCGGGCAAATAA
- the polA gene encoding DNA polymerase I, with amino-acid sequence MSLKQRLNLPAEPLFLMDGSAFIYRGFFANKNMQRSDGFPTNALVVVTRVLMRILRDERPGHFLFVKDGKGKNFRHDLFPLYKANRDATPEDLVRQMEPIVRMVKALGIPVEISDGCEADDCIASLAARFSAERPVIIVSGDKDLKQCLGPNVYMWDPASKEEKLLSAADFTAESGLRPDQWADVQALVGDTSDNIPGVPGIGPKTAQKIFEICPSLEDIRDHFALLGPKIQDKLRDHLDNMFLWRQLTSLSLDMCKELTLEDMTVGPLDEAQCAAMADEFELHALRRDMATLARLQHSAPIGATGGASGGGSGPAQAVSSATTTTMPVSDSGALRPAAQGSLMAPAEKASSKSRPAAGAGPQMSLLDVADEPEAPLVSALDQLPPCAGLEVAVVWPGGMGKAPHVGVEGLDDFRWGGSQEDLCVWLAGARRLVTADLKALLVAAACWRKLPVAATPPFFFDLGLAAYLINPEESDYGWPRLAVRWGAPLREGQGGNGPAGMALRMAAVMEQRLEADGLLELYRSLELPLTPVLAQMEARGVAIDAAAFQAFLSDVQGEIDRLTQEVFAAAGTTFNIRSAQQLGDMLFNTLKLPSPRKTRGGQASTSQETLEKLAGQHPVVESILQFRKLEKMRSTYLDPLPRLVDSRGRIHTTFNQKATATGRLSSSNPNLQNIPVRGPLGKRMRSCFIAGTDNLLVSADYSQVELRVLAHMSQDAALIEAFRNGEDIHARTAALVYDLTPDQVSPDQRRNAKTINFGLIYGMGAQKLAQELKISSNEAKEFIARYFERLTGLKEFYEEVEAVAKRQGYVTTLGGRRRLLPDIHSANGQNYALARRQAINTVIQGSAADIIKLAMLAVAHDAELKRMEARLLLQVHDELLLEVPTDAAAAAGERVAALMSGVMPGGAALSVPLVVDWGSGLDWGSAH; translated from the coding sequence ATGTCGCTGAAACAACGTCTCAATCTCCCTGCCGAACCGCTCTTTCTCATGGACGGCTCTGCCTTTATCTATCGCGGTTTTTTTGCCAACAAGAACATGCAGCGTTCCGACGGCTTTCCTACCAACGCGCTGGTTGTGGTTACCCGCGTGCTGATGCGTATTCTGCGTGATGAAAGGCCCGGACATTTTCTGTTTGTAAAAGACGGCAAGGGCAAGAATTTCAGGCACGACCTGTTTCCGCTGTACAAGGCCAACCGCGACGCCACTCCAGAAGATCTGGTGCGGCAGATGGAACCCATTGTGCGCATGGTCAAGGCTCTTGGCATTCCAGTAGAAATTTCTGACGGCTGCGAGGCCGACGACTGCATTGCCTCGCTGGCGGCGCGGTTTTCTGCCGAGCGGCCCGTAATAATCGTGAGCGGCGATAAAGACCTCAAGCAGTGCCTTGGCCCCAACGTGTACATGTGGGACCCCGCCTCAAAGGAAGAAAAGCTGCTCTCCGCTGCAGATTTTACGGCAGAGAGCGGCCTGCGGCCCGACCAGTGGGCCGACGTGCAGGCTCTTGTGGGTGACACGAGCGATAATATTCCCGGCGTGCCGGGCATCGGCCCCAAGACCGCGCAAAAGATATTTGAAATCTGCCCCTCGCTCGAAGACATACGCGACCATTTTGCCCTGCTTGGGCCCAAGATTCAGGACAAGCTGCGCGACCATCTCGACAACATGTTTTTGTGGCGTCAGCTTACGTCTCTTTCGCTGGACATGTGCAAGGAACTGACCCTTGAGGACATGACCGTTGGCCCGCTGGATGAAGCCCAGTGCGCTGCCATGGCCGACGAATTTGAACTGCACGCCCTGCGCCGCGACATGGCTACTCTGGCCCGTTTGCAGCACAGCGCGCCCATTGGTGCAACTGGCGGTGCATCTGGCGGTGGCTCGGGCCCTGCGCAGGCTGTCAGTTCTGCCACCACAACCACCATGCCTGTATCAGATTCTGGTGCGCTGCGCCCCGCGGCACAGGGTTCTCTCATGGCCCCTGCCGAAAAGGCTTCATCAAAGTCCCGGCCCGCAGCAGGTGCCGGCCCGCAGATGAGCCTGCTGGATGTGGCCGATGAGCCGGAAGCACCCCTTGTGAGCGCACTTGATCAGTTGCCCCCCTGCGCGGGGCTTGAGGTTGCGGTTGTCTGGCCCGGCGGTATGGGCAAGGCCCCGCATGTGGGCGTGGAAGGGCTTGATGATTTTCGCTGGGGTGGCTCACAGGAAGACCTGTGTGTCTGGCTTGCCGGTGCGCGCAGGCTGGTGACCGCCGACCTCAAGGCCCTGCTTGTTGCTGCTGCCTGCTGGCGCAAGCTGCCGGTTGCGGCCACGCCGCCGTTTTTCTTTGATCTTGGGCTGGCCGCCTACCTTATCAACCCCGAAGAAAGCGACTACGGCTGGCCCCGGCTGGCGGTGCGCTGGGGTGCGCCCCTGCGCGAAGGACAGGGCGGCAACGGACCTGCCGGTATGGCCCTGCGCATGGCCGCTGTTATGGAGCAACGTCTTGAGGCCGACGGCCTTCTTGAGCTTTACCGTTCGCTTGAATTGCCGCTCACCCCGGTGCTTGCCCAGATGGAAGCGCGTGGCGTTGCCATTGATGCGGCTGCTTTTCAGGCTTTTCTCTCAGACGTGCAGGGCGAAATAGACCGCCTTACGCAAGAGGTTTTTGCCGCAGCGGGAACCACCTTCAACATCCGCTCGGCCCAGCAGCTTGGTGACATGCTTTTCAACACGCTCAAGCTGCCCTCGCCGCGCAAAACCCGTGGCGGTCAGGCATCCACCAGTCAGGAAACACTGGAAAAACTGGCAGGTCAGCACCCGGTGGTCGAGAGCATTCTTCAGTTCCGCAAGCTGGAAAAAATGCGCTCCACCTATCTTGATCCATTGCCGCGCCTTGTGGATTCGCGCGGGCGCATCCACACTACCTTCAACCAGAAGGCCACGGCCACGGGGCGGCTTTCGTCCAGCAATCCCAACCTCCAGAACATCCCCGTGCGCGGGCCGCTGGGCAAGCGCATGCGTTCGTGCTTCATCGCCGGGACTGATAATCTGCTGGTTTCTGCCGACTATTCGCAGGTTGAGCTGCGTGTGCTGGCGCATATGTCGCAGGACGCCGCCCTGATTGAGGCTTTCCGCAATGGCGAAGACATTCACGCCCGTACTGCGGCCCTGGTATACGACCTGACGCCCGATCAGGTGAGCCCCGATCAGCGGCGCAATGCCAAGACCATCAATTTTGGGCTTATCTACGGCATGGGCGCGCAAAAGCTGGCGCAGGAGCTGAAAATCAGCTCCAACGAGGCCAAGGAATTCATCGCCCGTTATTTTGAACGTCTCACGGGCCTGAAAGAATTTTATGAAGAAGTGGAGGCTGTTGCCAAGCGGCAGGGCTATGTGACGACCCTTGGTGGGCGGCGGCGGCTGCTGCCCGACATCCATTCCGCCAACGGGCAAAATTATGCGCTGGCGCGGCGGCAGGCCATCAACACGGTTATTCAGGGCTCGGCGGCAGATATCATCAAGCTTGCCATGCTGGCTGTGGCCCATGATGCGGAGTTGAAGCGCATGGAAGCCCGACTGCTTTTGCAGGTGCATGACGAACTGCTGCTGGAAGTACCCACCGATGCTGCGGCTGCCGCGGGCGAGAGGGTTGCGGCGCTTATGAGCGGGGTTATGCCTGGTGGTGCGGCTTTGTCTGTGCCGCTTGTCGTTGACTGGGGGAGTGGCCTCGACTGGGGCTCTGCCCACTAA
- a CDS encoding ABC transporter permease, which translates to METSPQVTVSVQGPLLRVSVGGRWNFDEPWPSEAATALASVADQRIREVSLESDNLGQWDSTLLVFLVQMVKAARARQLPLRTMLPEGLERLIKLAFAVPAKEGSARSKESVGFVTSVGESVLALRPKIEDFLNFLGEVVLSIWRLFLGRAKMRPMDLFAAMHECGVAALPIISLTSLLFGLILAFVGAVQLTQFGAQIYVAGLVGIGMLRVMGAIMVGVVMAGRVGAAYAALIGTMQVNEEVDALSTLGISPHDFLVLPRVLALMAMIPLLTLYADLMGIIGGFLVGTAMLNLNPLEYINATIQMVPFKHLIIGLVYGTVFGAIVAVAGCYQGIRCGRSAQAVGQATTTAVVQAIVGIIVATAIITVICNVLGV; encoded by the coding sequence ATGGAAACAAGTCCGCAAGTGACCGTATCTGTTCAGGGGCCGCTGCTGCGCGTGAGCGTCGGCGGACGCTGGAATTTTGATGAACCTTGGCCCAGCGAGGCGGCAACCGCCCTGGCCAGCGTCGCCGACCAGCGTATCCGCGAGGTGAGCCTTGAAAGCGATAATCTGGGCCAGTGGGACAGCACCCTGCTTGTTTTTCTGGTGCAGATGGTCAAGGCGGCGCGCGCCCGCCAGCTGCCCCTGCGCACTATGCTGCCCGAGGGGCTCGAACGCCTCATCAAGCTGGCCTTTGCTGTTCCGGCCAAGGAAGGCTCGGCGCGCAGCAAGGAATCCGTTGGCTTTGTAACCAGCGTGGGCGAAAGCGTACTGGCGCTGCGGCCCAAGATTGAGGATTTTCTCAACTTTCTTGGCGAGGTTGTGCTCTCCATCTGGCGGCTGTTTCTTGGCCGGGCCAAGATGCGCCCCATGGATCTTTTTGCCGCCATGCACGAATGCGGCGTGGCTGCCCTGCCCATCATTTCGCTCACCAGCCTGCTTTTTGGCCTTATTCTCGCCTTTGTGGGAGCTGTGCAGCTTACCCAGTTTGGCGCGCAGATATACGTTGCGGGCCTTGTGGGCATAGGTATGCTGCGGGTTATGGGAGCCATCATGGTGGGGGTTGTCATGGCGGGCCGGGTGGGTGCTGCCTACGCGGCCCTTATTGGTACAATGCAGGTGAATGAAGAGGTGGACGCCCTGTCTACCCTTGGCATTTCACCCCACGACTTTCTTGTACTGCCACGGGTGCTGGCGCTGATGGCCATGATTCCCCTGCTGACCCTGTACGCCGACCTTATGGGCATAATCGGCGGTTTTCTTGTGGGCACGGCCATGCTGAACCTCAACCCGCTTGAATACATCAACGCCACCATCCAGATGGTTCCGTTCAAGCACCTGATTATCGGTCTGGTGTACGGCACGGTATTTGGAGCCATTGTGGCCGTGGCCGGATGCTATCAGGGCATCCGTTGCGGGCGCAGCGCCCAGGCCGTTGGGCAGGCCACCACCACGGCGGTGGTGCAGGCCATTGTGGGTATTATTGTGGCAACCGCCATAATCACTGTTATCTGCAACGTGCTGGGAGTGTAG